One genomic region from Anabaena sp. PCC 7108 encodes:
- a CDS encoding TRAP transporter small permease subunit, with amino-acid sequence MDKLLKISNFIDTCTERIGRWTSWLVLVMVILGVWNVLGRYIGRIIGSNLTSNAYIEAQWYIFDLVFLLGAAYTLKHNEHVRVDIFYSNLSGKKKAIADLFGTVFFLIPFCIMVIIFSWDTIIASWQIWETSPDPGGLPRYPIKAMIIVAFVMLIFQGISEVIKNVAILQNRIAPQEENHDAGL; translated from the coding sequence TTGGACAAGTTATTAAAAATCTCAAATTTTATTGATACCTGCACTGAACGCATTGGCCGCTGGACGAGTTGGTTAGTCCTGGTGATGGTGATCCTTGGTGTATGGAATGTTTTAGGTAGATACATTGGGCGAATTATTGGCAGCAATCTCACATCTAACGCCTATATAGAAGCACAATGGTATATTTTTGACTTAGTTTTTCTCTTAGGTGCGGCTTACACCCTCAAGCATAACGAACACGTGCGGGTGGATATTTTTTACAGTAACTTATCTGGGAAAAAGAAAGCGATCGCAGACTTATTTGGAACAGTATTTTTTCTGATTCCTTTCTGCATTATGGTGATTATTTTTTCCTGGGATACTATTATTGCTTCTTGGCAAATTTGGGAAACATCACCAGATCCGGGAGGTTTACCCCGCTACCCCATTAAAGCCATGATTATTGTCGCCTTTGTGATGCTAATTTTTCAAGGCATTTCGGAAGTGATTAAAAACGTCGCCATACTCCAAAACAGAATAGCACCCCAGGAGGAAAATCATGACGCTGGATTATGA
- a CDS encoding TRAP transporter large permease subunit, with the protein MTLDYEWLGPVMFGGALVLLSLGYPVAFSLGGVAILFGIIGIALGVFDPVFLTAMPQRIFGIMANYTLLAIPYFIFMGSMLEKSGIAERLLETMGILLGRLRGGLALAVVLVGALLAATTGVVAATVVAMGLISLPIMLRYGYNKELATGVIAASGTLGQIIPPSVVLVVLGDQLGISVGDLFIGSVIPGLMMAGSFALHVLIVAFLKPEVAPALPAEVREIGGKALRKRVIQVMLPPLILILLVLGSIFFGLATPTEAGAVGCAGAIALAAANGQLTLASLRQVCDNTLRITSMVIFILLGSTAFSLVFRGLNGDQFMFDVLSNLPGGQVGFLALSMTVVFLLGFFIDFFEIAFIIVPLFVPVAQTLGIDLVWYGVILGANLQTSFLTPPFGFALFYLRGVAPPEVTTGDIYRGVIPFILLQLLVVLLIIIFPGIVSFLPSLGR; encoded by the coding sequence ATGACGCTGGATTATGAATGGCTTGGTCCGGTTATGTTTGGGGGGGCTTTAGTTTTACTGTCCTTGGGGTATCCAGTCGCCTTTTCTCTAGGTGGTGTAGCGATTTTATTCGGCATCATCGGTATTGCTTTGGGTGTTTTTGACCCGGTATTCCTCACAGCCATGCCACAGCGGATTTTTGGCATCATGGCTAATTATACGCTGTTGGCTATCCCTTACTTCATTTTCATGGGGTCAATGTTGGAGAAATCTGGCATTGCGGAAAGGCTGTTAGAAACGATGGGAATTTTGTTAGGACGCTTGCGGGGTGGACTAGCTTTAGCTGTGGTGCTGGTGGGTGCGTTACTTGCAGCAACTACGGGTGTGGTAGCGGCCACAGTAGTAGCAATGGGTTTAATTTCTCTACCGATTATGCTGCGCTATGGTTACAACAAAGAATTAGCCACCGGTGTAATTGCGGCTTCAGGGACTTTGGGGCAAATTATCCCCCCTAGTGTGGTATTGGTGGTTTTGGGTGATCAGTTGGGTATATCTGTCGGTGATTTATTTATTGGTTCAGTCATTCCTGGCTTGATGATGGCGGGGTCTTTTGCCCTTCATGTGCTAATTGTAGCATTTTTAAAGCCAGAGGTAGCGCCAGCTTTACCTGCCGAAGTACGGGAAATTGGCGGAAAAGCTTTGAGAAAGCGCGTAATTCAGGTAATGTTACCGCCATTGATTTTGATATTGTTGGTTTTGGGAAGTATCTTTTTTGGCTTGGCGACACCCACAGAAGCCGGTGCGGTAGGATGTGCAGGTGCGATCGCCCTTGCTGCTGCTAACGGTCAACTAACTTTAGCATCTCTGCGTCAGGTATGTGATAACACTTTAAGAATTACCAGCATGGTAATTTTTATCCTGTTAGGTTCTACAGCTTTTAGTTTAGTATTTCGGGGATTAAATGGCGATCAATTCATGTTTGATGTGCTTTCTAATCTCCCTGGTGGTCAAGTTGGATTTTTAGCCCTGAGTATGACTGTAGTTTTCCTCTTGGGCTTTTTTATTGACTTCTTTGAAATTGCCTTTATCATCGTTCCTTTGTTTGTTCCAGTCGCCCAAACTTTAGGAATTGATTTAGTTTGGTATGGTGTGATATTGGGAGCAAATTTACAAACTTCTTTCCTTACACCTCCCTTTGGTTTTGCCTTATTTTATCTGCGCGGTGTCGCACCTCCAGAAGTAACAACTGGTGATATTTATCGCGGAGTAATTCCGTTTATTTTGCTGCAATTGCTCGTGGTGCTTTTAATTATTATCTTTCCAGGAATTGTCAGTTTCTTACCTTCTTTGGGACGATAA
- a CDS encoding NACHT domain-containing NTPase, with translation MISPELTTLQQKFLQEISREFQFTGDTHQIFIVRFDPNYYDIDDEKQLANKIDFNKDKEIDEIQKIRDELRLNIYPIFRKNNCIITSVKGRPQKGNEPWKQAYKWLWEQKYPEWLAQQQTQNYQPEPQPETLQINWREICQKMLQKQQHQQRLRRQITELKHEIEIFVPLGLIQPKPARRKEEDKKETPFPDAADGMQQYELKSEEITKQYEYQQFIDEVIGQQTKNLAIIGEPGAGKTTWLSKIAEYLADNPDYPSPIFINLSRLDNRTLKDYLLHTWLEEALEFIPSQNTVIPALVADFQQQFKHKRVWLLLDGVDEMKTTENSPLSQLNSQLEGWLTWTRVILTCRLNVWQPNPIANFEYYRTLAFSDAELRKFIQQWYEKAEKRELGEQLQQKLTAPQHSRIFDLVKNPLRLAMLCQSWYFLQGELPETKANLYQRFVDATYEWKKGEFGTTAAQRQQLNQALGNLALRMIDKQISLKESVIKDVMSLEEFELAEKLGWLNWVYRDQKTDERVYAFFHLSFAEYFAACVIDDWDYFLPRNHVDKPVEGKKYRIFENEWNEVFLVWFGLVKDKVSPDLKEELMKKLVNFQDGCKDFYMYQSYFLAVAGTSEFSHRNFTDEIIEQVMQWTFINVNNQKNNHRISAFIEKEFKSSLIQANSNRLIHCLTKQLLSNQVPVNRLEVALMLLEKSHNNEVAVEIIVDYLDKCQEAYNRTKQINLQSIIIKRKLEKLAPINPLAISTLTRLSSNQKQHDQNSQIPSKLDFNSLFQLPTGNRNDIENFITLLVEMDIDSIKQSIFKINDIDTLIGLIGKKIILKPSIHKLGHLNAIVDVLDRLNISHDDIAYRFIKDINSVSIDRLAEIASSDSTVIPKLFEMLHCSKDIKSKQKFLNILGKAASKNINATVALVNILQTTKDYVIGINAIYFIKKIFKPDLLKVVIQGLKNYMEDIEDIEVYEILWHCAQNMTYPEFYRAWHGELSPILPSMARHHHPLTNSNNNTPIFIPN, from the coding sequence ATGATATCCCCAGAACTGACAACATTACAACAAAAATTTCTGCAAGAGATTTCCAGAGAATTTCAATTTACTGGAGATACACATCAAATATTTATAGTTCGATTCGACCCGAATTATTATGATATTGATGATGAAAAACAACTCGCTAATAAAATTGATTTTAATAAAGATAAAGAAATTGATGAAATTCAAAAAATCAGAGATGAATTAAGATTGAATATTTATCCTATTTTTAGAAAAAATAATTGTATTATAACTTCAGTAAAAGGTAGACCACAAAAAGGAAATGAGCCTTGGAAACAGGCTTATAAATGGCTTTGGGAACAGAAATATCCTGAATGGCTTGCACAACAACAAACCCAAAATTATCAACCTGAACCCCAACCCGAAACCCTACAAATCAACTGGCGCGAAATATGCCAGAAAATGCTACAAAAACAGCAACATCAACAACGATTAAGACGACAAATCACCGAATTAAAACACGAAATAGAAATCTTTGTCCCATTAGGCTTAATTCAACCGAAACCCGCACGACGTAAAGAAGAAGATAAAAAAGAAACACCCTTTCCCGATGCGGCTGATGGTATGCAGCAATATGAATTAAAATCAGAAGAAATTACCAAACAATACGAATATCAGCAATTTATTGATGAAGTCATAGGCCAGCAAACCAAAAATTTAGCCATTATTGGAGAACCAGGGGCGGGAAAAACCACTTGGTTAAGCAAAATTGCCGAATATTTAGCTGATAATCCTGATTATCCTAGCCCTATTTTTATTAATCTCAGTCGCTTAGACAATAGAACCCTAAAAGACTATTTACTGCATACTTGGCTAGAAGAGGCTTTAGAGTTTATTCCTTCTCAAAATACCGTTATACCCGCTTTAGTGGCAGATTTCCAGCAACAGTTTAAGCATAAGCGAGTGTGGTTGCTGTTGGATGGGGTGGATGAGATGAAAACCACCGAAAACTCACCTTTATCCCAACTCAATAGCCAATTAGAAGGATGGTTAACTTGGACTAGGGTAATTCTCACCTGTCGTCTCAATGTTTGGCAACCTAACCCCATAGCTAATTTTGAATACTATCGCACTCTGGCTTTTAGTGATGCCGAGTTGAGAAAATTTATTCAGCAGTGGTATGAAAAAGCGGAAAAACGGGAGTTAGGGGAACAGTTACAGCAAAAGTTAACCGCACCCCAACACAGCCGCATTTTTGATTTAGTCAAAAACCCCTTGCGGTTGGCAATGTTGTGTCAGAGTTGGTATTTTTTGCAAGGGGAATTACCGGAAACTAAGGCGAATTTGTATCAGCGTTTTGTGGATGCAACTTATGAATGGAAAAAAGGGGAATTTGGAACTACAGCAGCGCAAAGACAACAGTTAAATCAGGCTTTGGGAAATTTGGCGTTGAGGATGATTGATAAACAAATCAGTCTCAAGGAGTCTGTGATTAAAGATGTCATGAGTTTAGAGGAGTTTGAGTTAGCAGAAAAGTTAGGTTGGTTAAATTGGGTTTATCGTGATCAAAAAACTGATGAAAGGGTTTATGCTTTCTTTCACCTGAGTTTTGCAGAATATTTTGCAGCTTGTGTGATTGATGATTGGGATTATTTTTTACCTAGAAATCATGTAGATAAACCTGTTGAGGGTAAGAAATATCGCATTTTTGAGAATGAGTGGAATGAGGTGTTTTTAGTGTGGTTTGGGCTAGTAAAAGACAAAGTATCACCTGATTTGAAAGAAGAGTTAATGAAAAAGTTGGTGAATTTTCAGGATGGTTGTAAAGATTTTTATATGTATCAATCCTATTTTTTAGCAGTTGCTGGTACTAGCGAATTTAGTCATAGGAATTTTACAGATGAAATTATAGAACAGGTTATGCAATGGACATTTATTAATGTTAACAATCAAAAAAATAACCATAGAATAAGTGCTTTTATTGAGAAGGAATTTAAAAGCTCACTTATACAGGCAAATTCTAATAGACTAATTCACTGTTTAACTAAGCAGCTATTATCTAATCAAGTTCCGGTTAACCGTTTGGAAGTTGCATTAATGTTACTTGAAAAATCACATAACAATGAAGTTGCTGTTGAAATTATAGTTGATTATCTAGATAAATGTCAGGAAGCATACAACCGAACTAAACAGATTAATTTGCAAAGCATAATAATCAAAAGAAAATTAGAAAAATTAGCTCCTATTAATCCACTTGCTATCTCTACTTTGACTAGGCTTTCGTCAAATCAGAAACAACATGATCAAAATTCTCAAATTCCTTCCAAGTTAGATTTTAATAGTTTATTTCAACTCCCCACTGGAAATCGAAATGATATTGAGAATTTTATAACCTTATTAGTAGAGATGGACATAGATAGTATCAAACAATCTATTTTTAAAATAAATGACATTGATACTCTGATTGGACTAATAGGTAAAAAAATTATTTTGAAACCGAGTATTCATAAATTAGGACATCTCAATGCTATAGTGGATGTATTAGATAGGTTAAATATCAGTCATGATGACATAGCTTATAGATTTATTAAAGATATTAATTCCGTGTCCATAGATAGGTTAGCAGAAATTGCTTCTAGCGACTCTACTGTTATTCCTAAACTATTTGAAATGCTTCATTGTAGTAAAGATATCAAGAGTAAACAGAAATTTCTGAATATTTTAGGAAAAGCAGCATCTAAAAACATCAATGCTACTGTAGCTTTGGTGAATATATTGCAAACTACAAAAGATTATGTAATTGGTATTAATGCTATCTACTTTATCAAAAAAATATTTAAACCTGATTTGCTGAAAGTAGTAATACAAGGGTTAAAAAACTACATGGAGGATATCGAAGATATAGAGGTATATGAAATTCTCTGGCATTGCGCCCAAAATATGACCTATCCTGAATTTTACCGCGCTTGGCACGGTGAACTATCCCCAATTCTACCAAGCATGGCACGCCACCACCACCCCCTAACCAACTCGAACAACAATACACCGATATTTATACCCAATTAA
- a CDS encoding TRAP transporter substrate-binding protein gives MKRRQIINTGAIATATAALTAACAKTSTSTAVQGSLPTVRWRMTTSWTKTLGTYIGAETIAKRIKEMTGGRFTITPFAAGELVPGLQVLDAVQAGTVECGHTASYYYIGKNPVLAFATTVPFGLNAQQQNAWLYQGGGLEAMQKIYADFNIINFPAGNTGAQMGGWFKKEIKSVADLNGLKMRIPGLGGQVMSKLGVNVQVLPGGEIYLALDRGAIDAAEWVGPYDDEKLGLNKAAQFYYYPGWWEPGPTLDVLVNRNAWDKLPKEYQEIFRTATFEANMNMLTKYDALNGEALTRLLAGGTKLTPYSQEIMQAAKKAAFEIYEENASKDATFKQVYEGWKKFREQIYRWNKTNELSYANFVTAESK, from the coding sequence ATGAAACGCAGACAAATTATTAACACAGGGGCGATCGCTACAGCAACAGCCGCACTCACCGCAGCTTGTGCTAAAACCAGTACATCCACTGCTGTACAAGGTAGTTTACCCACTGTCAGATGGCGAATGACTACTAGCTGGACAAAGACGTTAGGGACTTATATTGGTGCGGAAACCATCGCCAAACGAATCAAAGAAATGACGGGTGGCCGCTTCACCATTACTCCCTTTGCTGCTGGAGAATTAGTACCAGGTTTGCAAGTATTAGATGCAGTCCAAGCCGGAACTGTGGAATGTGGTCACACAGCTAGTTATTATTACATAGGTAAAAATCCTGTATTGGCTTTTGCTACCACCGTACCCTTTGGTTTAAACGCCCAACAGCAGAATGCTTGGTTGTATCAGGGTGGTGGACTAGAAGCCATGCAAAAAATTTATGCTGATTTTAATATTATCAACTTTCCCGCTGGTAATACTGGGGCGCAAATGGGGGGATGGTTCAAAAAAGAAATTAAATCTGTTGCTGACTTAAATGGCTTAAAAATGCGAATTCCCGGTTTAGGGGGACAAGTTATGTCTAAGTTAGGGGTAAATGTGCAGGTGTTACCCGGAGGAGAAATATATTTAGCATTAGATAGAGGTGCAATTGATGCAGCGGAGTGGGTTGGACCCTATGATGATGAGAAGTTGGGTTTAAACAAAGCCGCGCAATTTTATTATTATCCTGGTTGGTGGGAACCGGGACCAACTTTAGATGTATTGGTTAATCGGAATGCTTGGGATAAATTACCCAAAGAATACCAGGAAATTTTTAGAACAGCAACTTTTGAAGCCAATATGAATATGTTAACTAAATACGATGCTTTGAATGGGGAAGCATTAACAAGATTACTGGCTGGTGGGACTAAATTAACTCCTTACAGTCAAGAAATTATGCAAGCTGCAAAAAAAGCTGCTTTTGAAATATATGAAGAAAATGCGAGTAAGGATGCAACTTTTAAGCAAGTTTATGAAGGGTGGAAAAAATTTAGAGAACAGATTTATAGATGGAATAAAACCAATGAATTAAGCTATGCCAATTTTGTGACGGCTGAGAGTAAGTAA
- a CDS encoding FAD-dependent oxidoreductase yields MQANTQPILKNIVLIGGGHSHSIVLNLFSNNPVAGVNLTLITPDQYTPYSGMLPGHIAGFYNYSQCHIDLQNLSKFANAQLYLDQVVGLDLENKQVFCANGSAIDFDILSIDIGSTPAKLSLPGAAEYTIAAKPVKQLLEHWYKLQEMVIKRPQKPLCISIVGGGAGGVELALSMLAGLQKLGSENLEVHLWQRTGELMPNHHPTVRKIMQAVLINKGVKLHLGENVCQVRPATNEKVEIQSESGLILKCDRVFWVTQASAANWVKDSGITTDEKGFILVNDNLQSVSHPQIFAAGDIATMINYHLPKAGVFAVRQGKPLYENLRRTILNKSLKPYKPQKEYLSLIGTGDGRAVATRGDFTLPPHQLLWHGKDCIDRRFMAQFRHS; encoded by the coding sequence ATGCAAGCAAATACCCAGCCAATACTCAAAAACATAGTTCTGATTGGTGGTGGCCATAGTCATTCCATTGTTTTAAACCTGTTTAGTAATAACCCTGTAGCTGGAGTAAATTTAACCTTAATTACTCCAGATCAATATACACCCTACTCTGGGATGTTACCCGGACATATTGCCGGATTTTATAATTATTCTCAATGTCATATTGACTTGCAAAATTTAAGCAAATTTGCTAATGCTCAGTTGTATCTTGATCAAGTAGTAGGTCTGGATTTAGAAAATAAACAGGTTTTTTGTGCTAACGGATCTGCGATAGATTTTGATATTCTCTCTATTGATATTGGCAGCACTCCAGCGAAATTATCTCTACCAGGTGCGGCAGAATATACAATTGCAGCTAAACCAGTTAAACAACTTTTAGAACACTGGTATAAATTGCAGGAAATGGTTATTAAAAGACCCCAAAAACCGCTATGTATTAGTATTGTTGGTGGTGGGGCTGGAGGTGTAGAATTAGCGTTATCAATGCTCGCAGGTTTACAGAAATTAGGAAGTGAAAATCTAGAAGTGCATTTATGGCAACGCACAGGAGAATTAATGCCAAATCATCACCCAACTGTGCGGAAAATTATGCAAGCAGTTTTAATTAATAAAGGTGTAAAATTACATCTGGGTGAAAATGTGTGTCAAGTTAGACCAGCAACTAATGAAAAAGTAGAAATTCAATCTGAATCTGGGTTAATATTAAAGTGCGATCGCGTGTTTTGGGTAACACAAGCATCAGCCGCAAATTGGGTCAAAGATTCAGGAATTACTACAGATGAAAAAGGTTTTATTTTAGTCAATGATAATTTGCAATCTGTTAGTCATCCCCAAATTTTTGCAGCAGGTGATATTGCCACAATGATTAATTATCACTTACCAAAAGCAGGTGTTTTTGCAGTGCGTCAAGGTAAACCGTTGTATGAAAATTTGCGAAGGACGATTTTAAATAAATCACTAAAACCCTACAAACCACAAAAAGAGTATTTAAGTTTAATTGGCACAGGTGACGGACGCGCAGTAGCTACAAGAGGAGATTTCACCTTACCACCTCATCAATTATTGTGGCATGGGAAAGACTGTATTGATCGCCGTTTTATGGCACAATTCCGCCATTCTTGA
- a CDS encoding pentapeptide repeat-containing protein has product MLGIQERLKHTQQNNSYQQYLMNVIPILENNSIEASLSAINDLEHLAKIQPQYHWIIMDMLTNFVRNKAPIISPTELMINSSINIQQLIQAAITVIGMRDVTKDPENDQIDLSYTNLMGLNLSGVNLAKTNLYQANLSNANLTSANLEGAILSAANLSGANLNLANLSGAILSAANLTGADLSNANLHRANLYLASLQNAILHDTILNSANLRETKFSV; this is encoded by the coding sequence ATGCTAGGAATTCAAGAACGTTTAAAACATACTCAACAAAATAACTCATATCAACAGTATTTAATGAATGTCATACCGATACTTGAGAATAATTCCATTGAAGCCAGTCTATCTGCAATTAATGATTTAGAGCATCTTGCTAAAATCCAACCGCAATATCACTGGATAATTATGGATATGTTAACTAATTTTGTGAGAAATAAAGCTCCTATTATTTCTCCAACAGAATTAATGATTAATTCTTCGATAAATATCCAACAACTAATTCAAGCAGCCATTACTGTGATTGGCATGAGAGATGTCACAAAAGACCCAGAAAATGACCAGATTGACTTAAGTTATACAAATTTAATGGGGTTAAATTTATCTGGTGTAAACCTCGCAAAAACTAACCTTTATCAAGCCAATTTATCTAATGCTAATCTTACTAGTGCAAACTTAGAAGGAGCAATTCTCAGTGCAGCAAATCTCAGTGGTGCAAACCTTAATCTGGCTAATCTATCCGGTGCAATTCTCAGTGCAGCAAATCTCACTGGTGCGGATCTTTCTAATGCTAACTTGCATCGAGCTAACTTGTATTTAGCTAGTTTGCAGAATGCAATTTTGCATGATACTATTCTTAATAGTGCAAATTTAAGAGAAACTAAGTTTAGTGTTTAG
- a CDS encoding pentapeptide repeat-containing protein: MSAKKTDATLNWLITIIVIVAISLILIVFASTNIEKLSLLQRIAVRNQALTTTAIVFLGLAVMVNAYYAAKQNQTMQKSAITAEKTLAIGIENIKLTQEKLIAERFIGGIAQLGHDKVETRTGAIYALERIAQDFPQEHWTIMEILTAFVRENAPIQVERKQQKPEDFMAIDLGQHRDRVRRQQSVDSYIPSDTFKLRTDIQAALTVIGRRDFQQDRENQKLDLSNTNIRRVNLAGAKLQRVDLRGSDLSGANLREVDLSEADLDGVKLIGSILYEANLFKASLRGANLSRSNLNLANLYGVNLLSANLFGASLRSANLQAANLYKANLQQANLKAANLSSAKLFLANLQGAKLGKTNLHLAGLIAANLQGANLNGANLQGANLNAAKLQQTDIYFANLSQASLTEADLQQANLMGANLCGAILDEADLSWANLMGANLSGAQLCDVNLIGAILTGAKNLESEQIIMTLGDINTRLPDYIEPPASWRQSS; encoded by the coding sequence ATGTCTGCTAAAAAGACAGACGCAACTTTGAATTGGTTAATCACCATCATAGTTATCGTTGCTATCTCCTTGATACTGATTGTCTTCGCATCTACTAATATTGAGAAGTTATCACTTCTGCAGCGAATAGCTGTTAGAAATCAAGCCTTGACTACGACTGCTATAGTTTTTTTAGGTTTAGCTGTCATGGTTAATGCTTATTACGCAGCCAAGCAGAATCAAACAATGCAAAAAAGTGCCATTACAGCGGAAAAAACCTTAGCAATTGGGATTGAAAATATCAAACTCACCCAAGAAAAATTAATTGCAGAACGCTTTATTGGTGGAATTGCTCAGTTAGGACATGACAAAGTAGAAACCCGCACAGGTGCAATTTATGCATTAGAAAGAATTGCTCAAGATTTCCCTCAAGAACATTGGACAATTATGGAAATTTTGACTGCTTTTGTCCGTGAAAATGCACCCATACAAGTAGAGAGAAAACAACAAAAGCCAGAAGATTTCATGGCTATTGATTTGGGTCAACATCGGGATAGGGTGCGTCGTCAACAGTCAGTAGATTCTTATATCCCATCAGATACTTTTAAACTTCGTACTGATATTCAAGCAGCTTTAACTGTGATTGGTAGACGCGATTTTCAGCAAGACAGAGAAAATCAAAAGCTGGATTTAAGTAATACGAATATCAGACGAGTAAACTTAGCTGGTGCAAAATTGCAACGGGTAGATTTGCGAGGTTCTGATTTATCTGGAGCCAATTTACGGGAAGTAGATTTAAGTGAAGCAGACTTGGATGGAGTTAAACTCATAGGGTCGATTCTCTATGAAGCTAACTTATTTAAAGCAAGTTTGCGAGGTGCTAATTTGAGTCGTTCAAACCTCAATCTCGCTAATTTATATGGAGTCAATCTCCTGTCAGCTAACCTATTTGGTGCAAGTTTGCGTTCGGCTAATTTACAAGCTGCTAATTTGTATAAAGCTAATTTACAACAAGCAAATCTGAAAGCAGCTAACCTCTCTAGTGCGAAGTTATTTCTGGCTAATTTGCAAGGAGCAAAGTTGGGGAAAACTAATTTACATTTAGCTGGTTTAATTGCGGCTAATTTACAAGGTGCAAATCTTAATGGTGCAAATCTGCAAGGTGCTAATTTGAATGCTGCGAAGTTACAACAAACGGATATCTATTTTGCTAATCTCAGTCAAGCTAGTTTGACAGAAGCAGATTTGCAGCAAGCTAATCTTATGGGAGCTAATCTCTGTGGGGCTATTCTTGATGAAGCTGACCTGTCTTGGGCAAATTTAATGGGTGCTAATTTATCTGGCGCTCAACTTTGTGATGTTAATCTGATTGGGGCGATTTTGACTGGTGCAAAAAACTTGGAATCAGAACAGATAATTATGACATTAGGAGATATTAATACTCGTCTCCCTGATTATATTGAACCCCCAGCTAGTTGGCGACAATCTAGTTAA